The DNA segment GCTGAGCACGGCCGCGCCGGCCCCGTCGCCGAAGAGCACGTAGTTGACGAGTTCGGCGGAGGTACGGCTGCCAGGGTCGAAGTCCGTCTGAAGATGCTTGGCACACACGTCACCGCCGATCACCAGCGCGGTGGTGCAGCGTCCGGCCAGCAGCAGGGTGCGGGCCACGTCCAGGGCCTGTACGGCACCGGCGCAACCGGACTGGAGCTGGTACGTGGGGACGTTGTCGACGCCGAGCCGGTCCGCGACCAGGTTCACCGTGGCGGGCATCAGATGGTCCGGGGTGGCCGTGCCCAGTACGACGCAGTCGACGTCACCCGGCTCCAGGCCGGCCTCCGCCAGCGCCCGGTCGGCCGCGGTCGTCGCGATGTCGGCCAGGCTGTGCCGTATCTGGCCGGTCGCCAGGTCGACGGCGAAGTACCGGCTGATGTTGCCGGTGAACATCTCGGCCCATGTCTCGTCGACGCCGACGAGTTTGGCCAGGGTCGCGTTGTCCACCGGGTCCCCGGGCAGGCAGGTGCCGACCGAGGCCAGGTACGCGGTGGGAGGTGCCATCAACGTGTTCCTTCCATAGTCATGGGAAGGGGGGTGGCGGAGCCGTGGGGGAGTTGGCTGCGCAGGTACGCGACCAGGTCGGCCACCGTGCGAAGGCTGGCGAGCAGGTCCTCGATCGGGAGCGACCCGAGCTGCGGCAGTGCGTCCTCGATTCGGGTCTTCAGCTCCATGACCCGGATCGAGTCGAAGCCCAGGTCCTCGTGGAGCCGGTCGTGGTCGTGCACGTGCTGCGGGTCGTGCCCGCCGACCCGGCACACCAGACGGCGTGTCACCACGGCGAGGGAGTCGGGCAGGTCCCCCGCCGGGGCCGGCGGGCACGATTCTCCGCGGTCCGCGCCACTCGGTACCGCGGCGGTGTCCGCGCCAGGGGGGACGGATGGCGTGGACGGTTCCGGAAGTCCGGGGGCGGCACCGGAGCGCCAGGACCGGAACGACTCGTCGAATAGGTACGGCGGCAGTCGGCGCGGCACCCGGTCCGCCGCGTCGTACAGCAGGTCCCAGTCCGGCGTGAGACCGGCGCACCACAGCTCCCCGAACAGCTGCTGGGGGCGGTGTCCGGGAGCGTGCTCTCCCGGGTGCGCGCTGTGCAGGCTCACGGCATGGTCCCCGTCCGCCCGCAACGTCGACAGCAGCGGGGTGAGCACCGCGCGCGGGCCGATCTCCACCACATGGGTGACGCCGGTGGCGAGGAGCGCGCCCGCGGCTTCGGCGAACCGGACCGGCTCGGTGATCTGCCGCGCCCAGTACGCGGCGTCCATGGTCTCCTCGCCGCTCAACTCACGGCCGTACACCGTCGAGAACACCGGGAGCGCCGGCCGCCGGTCGGACACGTCCGCGCACTCCCGGCGGAACTCCTCGACCACGGGCCGCATCAGCGGCGAGTGGAAGGCATGCGAGACGGTGAGCCGCCGGACGGACACCTTGTGCTCGGCCAACTCCTTCTCCACCGCGGTCAGTTCGTCGAGGTCCCCGGCGATCACGGTGCTGCGCCGGCCGTTGACCGCGGCCACGCCCAGCCGGGCCCATCCCACCAGCAGCGGTTCCACCTCCGTGGCGCCCAGGCTCACCGAGAGCATCCCGCCGTCCGTGGGCAGCTTCTCCATCAGCGCCCCGCGCCGGGCGACCAGCCGCGCCGCGTCCGCCACGTCCAGCGCCCCGGCCGCGCACGCGGCGGCGAACTCGCCGATGCTGTGCCCGATCACGTACGACGGCCTGATCCCGGCCTCGGTCAGGGTGGCGGCCATCGCGTACCCCACGGCGAACAGCGCGGGCTGGGCCAGCCGCGCGCGCTGGACCTCCGCGTCTCCGTCGAGCACCTGGTCGCGCACGGACACTCCGGTGTGCGGGGCGAGCAGCGTGTCGATCTCCTCGAGGTGGCGCGCGTAGGCGGGGCACGACCGGTACCAGGACGCGGCCATACGAGGGTGCTGGGCGCCCTGCCCCGTGAAGGCGAACGCCACCGACGGCACCCCGCGCCGCCCGCCGTCCACCCGCGCGGTCCCCTCGGCGCGCTCCGCGGCCTTCCGCAACCCGGCGACCAGCGTGGGCAGATCGCCCGCTGCCACGGCCGCGCGGTGCGGCAGCCGGGACTTGACGCGGTTGCTGGTCCAGCACAGCTGCGCCAGCTGGCTCCCGGGACGACGGGACAGGGCGTCGGCCTGCGCCAGCAGATTCGCGCGCAGCCGCTCCGGGGTGCGGGCGGAGAGGGTGAACACGCCCGGTGCCGCGTGCTGGCTGTGGTGGACCGCGCGGGGCGCGGAGGCCAGCACCGCGTGCGCGTTGCTGCCGCCCATGCCGAAACTGCTCACCGCGGCGTGCACGGTGCCGGACGGCAGCCTGAGCGGCGACCTCAGCAGGGACAGCCGGCGCCCGGACAGATCCAGTTTCGGGTTCTCGTCGTCGGCGAACCGACTCGGCGGCACCGTGCGGTGGTGCAGTGCGAGGACCGCCTTGATGAGCCCGGCGATCCCGGCCGCGCCCTCCGCGTGCCCTAAATTGCTCTTGACCGAGCCCAGCGCGACGCTTCCGCCGCCGCGGCCACTGGTCAGCTCGCCGAGCGCCTGGGCCTCGATGAAGTCGCCCAGCAGGGTCCCGGTGCCGTGCGCCTCCACGAAGCGGATGTCATCGGCGGTGACGCCGGCCCGCCGCCACACGGACTCGATCAGCTGCTGCTGCGCCCAGCGGTTGGGCGCCGTGATGCCGTTGCTGCGCCCGTCCTGGTTGATCCCGGTCTCCTTCAGCACGGCGTACACCGGCTGACGGTCCGCCAGGGCGTCGCTCAGTCTGCGCAGCACCAGCACCGCCACGCCCTCGGCCCGTCCGATCCCGTCGGCGGAGGCGCTGAACGGCT comes from the Streptomyces sp. NBC_00443 genome and includes:
- a CDS encoding 3-oxoacyl-ACP synthase III family protein: MAPPTAYLASVGTCLPGDPVDNATLAKLVGVDETWAEMFTGNISRYFAVDLATGQIRHSLADIATTAADRALAEAGLEPGDVDCVVLGTATPDHLMPATVNLVADRLGVDNVPTYQLQSGCAGAVQALDVARTLLLAGRCTTALVIGGDVCAKHLQTDFDPGSRTSAELVNYVLFGDGAGAAVLSTEARGQGIEIRQVLNRLVGLGREPGQVIDWFGLGDRHSDRTAVFEDYKAIEEAVPVMAGQMFWELLEDLGWSADAVDFLLPPQLSGRMSDRISAGMPAPEAQRINVVRTVGNNGNALPFLQLAELLRQWDGPGRAVAVAIESSKWIKSGIALERS
- a CDS encoding type I polyketide synthase, with translation MTEREPIAVVGLDCRFPGARNAQEYWSLLMDGRDGTDRVPEQRWDADRYYATPSAAPQSAREARPRGRSNSVRGGFIADPDAFDPGFFGIAPREATAMDPQQRLLLQCSWRAIEDAALAPQDLAGTETGVFVGVMANEWAFLQLADYDRITARHGSGNGYFMGANRVSYHLDLKGPSLAVDTACSSSLVAVHLAVNALRAKECDHALAAGTNLIMTPVINIFYAQAGLSAPDGRCKPFSASADGIGRAEGVAVLVLRRLSDALADRQPVYAVLKETGINQDGRSNGITAPNRWAQQQLIESVWRRAGVTADDIRFVEAHGTGTLLGDFIEAQALGELTSGRGGGSVALGSVKSNLGHAEGAAGIAGLIKAVLALHHRTVPPSRFADDENPKLDLSGRRLSLLRSPLRLPSGTVHAAVSSFGMGGSNAHAVLASAPRAVHHSQHAAPGVFTLSARTPERLRANLLAQADALSRRPGSQLAQLCWTSNRVKSRLPHRAAVAAGDLPTLVAGLRKAAERAEGTARVDGGRRGVPSVAFAFTGQGAQHPRMAASWYRSCPAYARHLEEIDTLLAPHTGVSVRDQVLDGDAEVQRARLAQPALFAVGYAMAATLTEAGIRPSYVIGHSIGEFAAACAAGALDVADAARLVARRGALMEKLPTDGGMLSVSLGATEVEPLLVGWARLGVAAVNGRRSTVIAGDLDELTAVEKELAEHKVSVRRLTVSHAFHSPLMRPVVEEFRRECADVSDRRPALPVFSTVYGRELSGEETMDAAYWARQITEPVRFAEAAGALLATGVTHVVEIGPRAVLTPLLSTLRADGDHAVSLHSAHPGEHAPGHRPQQLFGELWCAGLTPDWDLLYDAADRVPRRLPPYLFDESFRSWRSGAAPGLPEPSTPSVPPGADTAAVPSGADRGESCPPAPAGDLPDSLAVVTRRLVCRVGGHDPQHVHDHDRLHEDLGFDSIRVMELKTRIEDALPQLGSLPIEDLLASLRTVADLVAYLRSQLPHGSATPLPMTMEGTR